Proteins co-encoded in one Anopheles moucheti chromosome X, idAnoMoucSN_F20_07, whole genome shotgun sequence genomic window:
- the LOC128306561 gene encoding uncharacterized protein LOC128306561 has protein sequence MSYLLMHPDTKGHCIWKILTSKRMLADHMEVLEICLKLDQDIGTGQKPVLPRKAVCAGALLTLAATTRFSPAFTTTRWQIVVSATSALLFGVVATGDFFHHTALAKITSLIKSIETYDHAMKKMLMFTNEMIFGNQRLFIPILGVSEKQMLQMCTENCIKAIYDMFNYVTVLEKKTELREEYKQLYEPLETFENCDIFKQAMPNLSMAKQLYNIFLYMQSHCLMRLSLAIVSDAKIGDIKVETNRLISCLSSHADELGKQMLLTGLSQTVDLVLAKNVKDSSLKQLLAVKHQSLELVGKLTANVQLMILLDENIQYLVNPETWLGRLQLRYAASNLATVQSYFLTRIEECERLLIMVKKLLNQNENAKQNEPEPEKESAQESAFEEPLSEAQNTSYEPKDEFFVNTGAEGEEEVNDSAAALQSEYEQISKRLMKKQFQPILHQLRERLVPVEKSFKERERVALELKGIKFPDEEESHGGLNVASKPDTLDSGEESDVDEMEAISKSKNQNKYKDDRDFLAGKQQISLLVSLPKGVQMDETILE, from the exons ATGAGTTACTTACTAATGCACCCCGATACGAAGGGTCACTGCATTTGGAAGATACTTACTTCCAAGCGCATGCTGGCGGATCACATGGAGGTGCTTGAAATATGTCTCAAACTTGATCAGGACATCGGTACCGGCCAGAAACCGGTGCTGCCGCGCAAAGCTGTTTGTGCTGGAGCTCTTCTAACCCTAGCTGCGACCACTCG ATTCTCGCCTGCCTTTACAACAACACGCTGGCAGATTGTAGTTTCGGCCACTAGCGCTTTACTGTTCGGTGTTGTCGCGACCGGGGATTTCTTTCACCATACAGCTCTGGCTAAAATAACAAGTCTGATCAAGTCGATCGAAACGTACGACCACGCAATGAAGAAGATGCTGATGttcacgaatgaaatgatCTTCGGCAATCAACGTTTATTTATTCCGATATTAGG TGTAAGCGAGAAGCAAATGCTTCAGATGTGTACCGAAAACTGCATCAAGGCCATCTATGACATGTTTAACTATGTCACAGTAttagaaaagaaaacggagCTACGCGAGGAGTACAAACAACTATATGAGCCACTGGAGACGTTCGAAAACTGTGATATATTTAAACAAGCAATGCCCAATCTTAGCATGGCAAAG CAACTGTACAATATATTTCTGTACATGCAATCTCATTGCCTGATGCGACTGTCGCTTGCAATTGTGAGCGATGCGAAGATCGGTGATATAAAGGTAGAAACCAATCGGCTCATCAGTTGCCTCTCTAGTCACGCTGATGAGCTGGGTAAGCAAATGTTACTGACCGGTTTATCACAAACAGTTGATCTCGTGCTCGCTAAAAATGTAAAGGATTCCAGCTTGAAGCAGCTGTTGGCAGTAAAACATCAATCACTTGAACTGGTGGGTAAGCTGACGGCCAATGTCCAGCTAATGATACTACTAGATGAAAATATCCAATACCTCGTCAACCCAGAAACGTGGCTCGGACGTTTGCAGCTTCGATACGCAGCAAGCAATCTAGCCACTGTTCAATCTTATTTCCTCACACGGATAGAAGAATGTGAACGTTTGCTGATTATGGTGAAAAAACTACTGAACCAAAACGAGAATGCCAAGCAGAACGAACCAGAACCAGAGAAAGAGTCCGCTCAAGAAAGTGCGTTTGAAGAACCGCTTTCCGAAGCACAAAATACAAGCTACGAACCGAAGGATGAGTTTTTCGTAAACACCGGAGCTGAGGGCGAAGAAGAAGTGAATGATTCCGCCGCTGCGCTGCAATCGGAGTATGAACAAATTTCAAAACGGTTGATGAAGAAGCAATTTCAACCTATATTGCATCAGCTACGTGAACGACTCGTACCGGTGGAGAAGTCGTTTAAGGAGCGCGAACGAGTTGCGCTGGAATTGAAGGGGATTAAATTTCCCGACGAGGAAGAATCTCACGGTGGATTGAATGTGGCCAGCAAGCCGGATACACTCGACTCAGGCGAAGAATCGGACGTGGACGAAATGGAGGCGATATCTAagagcaaaaaccaaaacaagtaCAAAGATGATCGTGATTTTCTAGCTGGCAAGCAGCAGATCTCTCTACTAGTCTCTCTTCCCAAGGGTGTGCAGATGGATGAAACCATCCTAGAATAA
- the LOC128306564 gene encoding protein spindle-F yields MSITEPNTQTASHQALQAALQTLKERCQTFQRRITVLEEENGSLRALQVQTTVPDNRTVNQTELKQLRETVAELTHQKIQMTEQISMVGTENRQLWRRLSLIVKDLGDVEGVNVGPTATMMTVNQQQRAPPPPASAANNQTGQNLIRSRTFTKHAPNPKLRERLQRENSADEEGINLEDISLLNTCGFLESSNVDLGHDEELLRAALEANPDISRCTDGLLDIKKELGRQQTVMWDLYHQFRAELCNRCSTKSSETESEKLMKDVMVGVAESELAPRKPPATKSGQSREENAPVRCTDALMFNKVSLNLLQEKLRTNGMKKVCPMCGLLYGQDTVFEEFQTHVESHFLHDGEMDELSLDRTYEYTSQTVGDF; encoded by the exons ATGAGTATAACCGAACCAAACACACAGACGGCATCACATCAGGCACTCCAGGCGGCTCTACAAACCTTGAAAGAGCGATGCCAAACATTCCAGCGACGAATTACGGTACTCGAGGAGGAAAATGGCTCACTTCGGGCACTACAGGTACAAACTACCGTGCCCGACAACCGAACAGTTAATCAAACCGAGCTAAAGCAACTGCGGGAAACCGTAGCCGAGCTAACACACCAAAAGATTCAGATGACGGAACAGATTTCCATGGTGGGGACAGAAAATAGACAGCTCTGGAGGCGGTTGTCTTTAATCGTGAAGGATCTCGGTGATGTGGAGGGCGTGAACGTTGGCCCCACAGCAACAATGATGACAGTAAATCAACAGCAGagagcaccaccaccacccgcatCAGCCGCTAACAATCAAACAGGTCAAAACCTAATCCGATCGCGCACGTTCACGAAGCACGCACCGAATCCGAAGTTGCGCGAGCGCTTGCAGCGCGAAAATTCCGCGGATGAAGAAGGTATTAATTTGGAAGATATTTCCCTGTTAAACACCTGCGGTTTCCTAGAATCGTCTAATGTAGATCTTGGACATGATGAGGAACTGCTACGTGCGGCACTCGAGGCGAACCCGGACATTAGTCGATGTACGGATGGATTGCTCGATATAAAGAAGGAACTGGGGCGACAGCAGACAGTGATGTGGGACCTTTATCATCAGTTTAGAGCAG AACTCTGCAATCGATGCAGTACGAAATCGTCCGAGACCGAAAGCGAAAAGCTCATGAAGGATGTTATGGTAGGGGTGGCTGAAAGCGAGCTAGCGCCACGAAAACCCCCCGCCACGAAGAGTGGCCAGTCGCGGGAGGAAAATGCACCCGTGCGTTGTACGGATGCGTTAATGTTTAACAAGGTTAGCTTGAATCTGCTGCAGGAAAAGCTGCGTACCAATGGGATGAAGAAGGTTTGCCCTATGTGTGGGCTGTTGTACGGGCAGGACACGGTTTTTGAAGAGTTTCAAACCCACGTGGAATCTCACTTTTTGCACGACGGTGAAATGGATGAGCTTAGCCTTGATCGTACGTACGAGTACACGTCGCAAACCGTTGGCGATTTCTGA
- the LOC128306563 gene encoding GDP-fucose protein O-fucosyltransferase 2 yields the protein MRLYSFKVTPMAQIYYSLLLVTISQIVHTSHIREICEKRDIFFEPFRCQLYEVEVLDEPIIYLLYDVNPSEGFNLRRDVYIRMAVFLEFLRTHQGYRRAKLVLPPWSNLVHWRSHNIDQTQLFWNHFFDLRSMKQYTDVIDMDEFFAEYERLHGPDTVVMLDEVYKLKHFENMFENGVFVDKFEEHVCPKSHDYYDAGALSYFGYANFSTEEFTCLHFQGSAMLLHKLLETYKPQRVHHVRYVLVLNAEIVLHDLWGNVDYWEVRRSMRFAAELIEVAGRFRAEYLESSDQQDRTVRPSHWVDERGHRNARGGDYLCAHIRRADFLYGRDKTTPTIQSAALQIRAKLLEQGLKTVFVASDCSRMEFYNLKNYLKRFRVVRFVPESYEQRVALKDGGIAIVDQIVCSHARYFIGTYESTFTYRIYEEREIIGFPKDLTFNTFCKSEKDMNCEKNTVWPIVYH from the exons ATGCGACTGTACAGCTTTAAAGTAACACCCATGGCACAAA TATACTACTCCCTGCTGTTGGTGACCATCTCGCAAATTGTCCACACCAGCCACATCCGGGAAATTTGCGAAAAGAGAGACATTTTCTTCGAACCGTTTCGATGCCAGCTCTACGAGGTGGAGGTGTTGGACGAACCCATCATTTACCTGCTGTACGATGTCAACCCTAGCGAAGGGTTTAACCTACGTCGCGATGTCTACATCAGGATGGCCGTGTTTCTGGAGTTCCTCCGCACGCACCAAGGATACCGTCGGGCGAAACTGGTGCTACCGCCGTGGTCCAATCTGGTGCACTGGCGCAGCCACAACATCGACCAGACGCAGCTGTTCTGGAACCACTTTTTCGACCTGCGAAGCATGAAGCAGTACACGGACGTGATCGATATGGATGAATTTTTCGCGGAGTACGAACGTTTGCATGGCCCGGACACGGTGGTGATGCTGGACGAGGTGTATAAATTGAAGCACTTTGAAAATATGTTCGAGaacggtgtgtttgtggaCAAGTTCGAGGAGCACGTGTGCCCGAAAAGCCACGACTACTACGATGCCGGTGCGCTGTCGTACTTTGGGTACGCAAATTTCTCCACCGAGGAGTTCACCTGTTTGCACTTTCAGGGCAGTGCGATGCTGTTACATAAGCTGCTGGAAACGTACAAACCACAGCGGGTCCATCATGTCCGGTACGTGCTGGTGCTGAATGCGGAAATAGTCCTGCACGATCTCTGGGGCAATGTCGATTACTGGGAGGTTCGCCGATCGATGCGCTTTGCGGCGGAGCTGATCGAGGTTGCGGGACGGTTTCGGGCCGAATATCTCGAATCATCCGACCAGCAGGATCGCACGGTGCGACCATCCCACTGGGTGGATGAACGAGGCCATCGGAATGCGCGCGGTGGCGACTATCTCTGTGCCCACATACGCAGGGCAGACTTTCTGTACGGACGCGATAAAACAACACCCACCATCCAGTCGGCCGCCCTACAGATCCGGGCAAAATTGCTCGAGCAGGGCCTTAAAACGGTGTTCGTCGCGTCCGACTGCTCGCGGATGGAGTTTTACAATCTGAAAAACTATCTGAAACGGTTCCGCGTGGTACGGTTCGTGCCGGAAAGTTACGAACAGCGGGTCGCACTCAAGGACGGCGGTATTGCGATCGTTGATCAGATAGTATGCTCCCATGCGCGGTACTTTATCGGCACGTACGAATCCACCTTCACCTACCGAATCTACGAGGAGCGGGAAATTATCGGTTTCCCGAAGGATCTGACTTTTAATACTTTTTGCAAGAGTGAGAAGGATATGAACTGTGAGAAAAATACGGTGTGGCCGATAGTGTATCATTAG
- the LOC128306595 gene encoding uncharacterized protein LOC128306595, which yields MPKDFDLICDLIEAFKSKPCLWDKANHDFKNLHVKQAAYDELLVVMQQHEPAATIQCLKKKIMTIKKGFHTENGKVIKSARSGAGAHEVYVPKLWYYDHLTFLRSSSEAPRMSNMQSDEEEEIIEEEIVEILDHEEYSTTSDNVPGPTQTRKRKHGEPENERTLRKKVMQMVVERLENRQPSNQSSSQPQSPTFGTFVDTEIRSVPPHMLPYTKKLIMDAIWLGQTNNLNETSRIEKSD from the exons ATGCCGAaagattttgatttgatttgtgaCCTTATCGAGGCGTTCAAATCGAAGCCGTGCCTGTGGGATAAGGCAAACCATGATTTTAAAAACTTGCATGTGAAGCAGGCGGCTTACGATGAGCTGCTCGTCGTCATGCAGCAACATGAACCGGCTGCAACAATACagtgtttgaagaaaaaaatcatgacaATAAAAAAGGGATTCCACACAGAGAACGGAAAAGTTATTAAAAGTGCACGTAGCGGAGCTGGAGCCCATGAGGTTTATGTACCAAAACTTTGGTACTACGATCATCTCACTTTCTTGCGTTCCAGCTCCGAAGCGCCTCGTATGTCCAACATGCAGAGCGACGAAGAGGAAGAG atAATCGAAGAGGAAATAGTGGAAATACTCGATCATGAAGAATACAGCACCACATCCGACAATGTCCCGGGACCAACGCAAACTCGAAAGAGGAAGCATGGAGAACCAGAGAATGAGCGTACTTTGAGGAAAAAAGTTATGCAGATGGTGGTAGAAAGGTTAGAGAATCGTCAACCTAGCAACCAATCTAGCTCACAACCTCAATCCCCAACGTTCGGAACATTCGTGGACACGGAGATCCGTAGTGTGCCGCCCCATATGCTTCCttatacaaaaaaactaatcATGGATGCGATTTGGTTGGGTCAAACCAACAATTTAAATGAAACGTCTCGGATTGAAAAATCAGATTAG